One Ricinus communis isolate WT05 ecotype wild-type chromosome 7, ASM1957865v1, whole genome shotgun sequence genomic region harbors:
- the LOC107261546 gene encoding uncharacterized protein LOC107261546, translating into MALSISTFQPLYRFSLNYHLQKHSFLVLPTSISIPNPTTITTLPLLLPICRATRSQTGPLKKTSSNSSSSSSSASSNKKKKKRAKSGDAAGANNLRDVDIVKAENQYVDDNNEDSYSNTNTDSNSHSNSYYPTMPLPKPPAGFVVDENGKVLMASNKRIATIVDSSNNNPLECIIRRVFRSSHGDECMLLCPLDTPVQILKSTNIDGWSAVSDEEVEAILPAAAYALAKIHMHLVHSGFCYTARGGFCYSEDDIFDFRTDDGQDVDGLPTEGVEITCFHLDGAHYMIYTPSDPLLFVAVKDQNGQLQIADDDLLEDPAIISAIDEDTEFNALVEEEAALLESLMGER; encoded by the exons atggcaCTCTCCATCTCCACATTTCAACCCCTCTACAGATTTTCCTTGAATTATCACCTTCAGAAGCACTCATTTCTTGTACTGCCTACCTCAATTTCCATCCCAAACCCTACCACTATCACTACCTTACCGCTGCTACTCCCCATTTGCCGAGCCACTAGGTCTCAAACTGGACCACTCAAGAAAACCTCTTCCAattcctcctcttcttcttcttcagccTCTTccaataagaagaagaagaaaagggcCAAAAGTGGGGATGCTGCTGGTGCCAATAATTTGAGGGATGTTGACATAGTGAAGGCTGAAAATCAATATGTGGATGATAATAATGAGGATTCTTATTCGAACACGAATACGGATTCGAATTCACATTCAAACTCGTACTATCCGACTATGCCACTGCCGAAGCCACCAGCAGGATTTGTGGTTGATGAAAATGGGAAGGTTCTCATGGCTTCTAATAAGCGGATTGCTACCATT GTTGATTCCTCCAATAATAATCCATTAGAGTGCATTATAAGAAGAGTCTTCAGAAGTTCACATGGGGATGAATGCATGCTGCTCTGCCCACTAGACAC GCCTGTTCAGATATTAAAGAGCACAAATATTGATGGGTGGTCAGCT GTCAGTGATGAAGAAGTTGAAGCAATTCTTCCAGCTGCTGCATATGCTCTGGCCAAGATACACATGCACCTAGTGCATAGCGG GTTTTGTTATACAGCAAGGGGAGGATTTTGTTACTCTGAAGATGACATATTTGATTTCCGCACAG ATGATGGTCAAGATGTAGATGGCTTGCCAACTGAAGGTGTAGAAATTACATGCTTCCACCTG GATGGTGCTCATTACATGATTTATACACCATCCGACCCACTTTTGTTCGTTGCTGTCAAG GATCAAAATGGACAACTGCAAATTGCTGATGAT GATCTCTTGGAGGACCCTGCTATCATAAGTGCCATTGATGAGGATACTGAATTTAATGCCCTGGTG GAGGAAGAAGCAGCTCTTCTAGAATCGTTGATGGGTGAAAGATGA